A part of Vulpes lagopus strain Blue_001 chromosome 4, ASM1834538v1, whole genome shotgun sequence genomic DNA contains:
- the SLC49A3 gene encoding solute carrier family 49 member A3 isoform X5, with protein MDGGAGGGRGARRGPDAPPALGAVLGYRVYARRWIFLLVLSLLNCSNAALWLSFAPVADIIAHHFVLSTKQINWLSLIYLVVSIPSGVVAIWVLDSVGLRWATITCAWLNFAGSIFRALPSLAIGIEDPFAFLMGGQSLCALVQTVVIFSPAKLAALWFPEHQRVTANMIGTMSNSLGILMANLLSPTLVKKEKDIPWMMGIYIIPAGLTCLLATACLWDSVPPSPPSAGAARCSSERFLEGLKLLLHNRAYITLAVCFGGGIGIFSGFLALLEQVLCVKGYSNEFAGLCGALFIIFGVLGALVLSLYVDQTKQFTEAVKIGYCLTSVVCVAFALVSQLQGQTLALATICSLLGLFGLSVVPIAMELAVECSFPVSEGAAAGLVVVLGQAAGALVVVLLTALSVRRAEPSTSTCQDGGGPLDWKAAA; from the exons ATGgacggcggggctgggggcgggcggggggccaGGCGGGGGCCCGATGCGCCCCCGGCCCTGGGCGCGGTGCTGGGCTACCGCGTCTACGCGCGCCGCTGGATCTTCCTGCTGGTGCTGAGCCTGCTCAACTGCTCCAACGCCGCG CTGTGGCTCAGCTTCGCCCCCGTGGCCGACATAATCGCCCACCACTTCGTCCTCTCCACCAAGCAGATCAACTGGCTTTCACTTATCTACCTCGTGGTGTCCATCCCATCCGGCGTGGTGGCCATCTGGGTTCTGGACTCTGTTGGGCTTCGCTGGGCA ACCATCACGTGTGCATGGCTGAACTTTGCTGGGAGTATATTCAGAGCCCTGCCCTCTCTGGCCATCGGGATCGAGGACCCGTTTGCCTTCCTCATGGGTGGGCAGAGCCTCTGTGCCCTGGTGCAGACCGTGGTCATCTTCTCTCCAGCCAAGCTGGCTGCCTTGTGGTTCCCGGAGCACCAGCGCGTCACAGCCAACATGATCGGCACCATGT CAAACTCCTTGGGTATCCTGATGGCCAACTTGCTGTCACCTACCCTGgtgaagaaggagaaggacatCCCCTGGATG ATGGGCATCTATATCATCCCTGCTGGCCTCACCTGCCTCCTGGCCACTGCCTGCCTCTGGGATAGCGTGCCCCCCAGCCCGCCCTCTGCGGGGGCCGCCCGCTGCTCCTCGGAGAGGTTCCTGGAGGGGCTGAAGCTG ctcctgcacAACAGGGCCTACATCACCCTGGCCGTGTGCTTCGGGGGCGGCATCGGCATCTTCTCCGGCTTCTTGGCCCTCCTGGAGCAGGTCCTCTGCGTGAAGGGCTACTCGAAC GAGTTTGCAGGCCTTTGCGGGGCCCTCTTCATCATTTTTGGGGTCCTGGGGGCGCTGGTTCTCAGCCTGTATGTGGACCAGACCAAACAGTTCACCGAGGCTGTCAAGATTGGCTACTGTCTGACCTCTGTGGTCTGTGTCGCCTTTGCCCTG GTGTCGCAGCTGCAGGGACAGACCCTCGCACTGGCCACCATCTGCTCACTGCTCGGGCTCTTTGGCCTCTCGGTGGTGCCTATTGCCATGGAGCTGGCAGTCGAGTGCTCCTTTCCTGTGAGTGAGGGTGCCGCTGCAGGCCTGGTGGTTGTACTGGG GCAGGCTGCGGGCGCGCTCGTCGTGGTCCTGCTGACGGCCCTGAGCGTGCGGCGAGCGGAGCCGTCCACCTCCACCTGCCAGGATGGCGGGGGCCCCCTGGACTGGAAGG CTGCTGCTTGA
- the SLC49A3 gene encoding solute carrier family 49 member A3 isoform X4, with the protein MDGGAGGGRGARRGPDAPPALGAVLGYRVYARRWIFLLVLSLLNCSNAALWLSFAPVADIIAHHFVLSTKQINWLSLIYLVVSIPSGVVAIWVLDSVGLRWATITCAWLNFAGSIFRALPSLAIGIEDPFAFLMGGQSLCALVQTVVIFSPAKLAALWFPEHQRVTANMIGTMSNSLGILMANLLSPTLVKKEKDIPWMMGIYIIPAGLTCLLATACLWDSVPPSPPSAGAARCSSERFLEGLKLLLHNRAYITLAVCFGGGIGIFSGFLALLEQVLCVKGYSNEFAGLCGALFIIFGVLGALVLSLYVDQTKQFTEAVKIGYCLTSVVCVAFALVSQLQGQTLALATICSLLGLFGLSVVPIAMELAVECSFPAGCGRARRGPADGPERAASGAVHLHLPGWRGPPGLEGVLAADGRPLRPLQLLLDALLPHPLPAPGG; encoded by the exons ATGgacggcggggctgggggcgggcggggggccaGGCGGGGGCCCGATGCGCCCCCGGCCCTGGGCGCGGTGCTGGGCTACCGCGTCTACGCGCGCCGCTGGATCTTCCTGCTGGTGCTGAGCCTGCTCAACTGCTCCAACGCCGCG CTGTGGCTCAGCTTCGCCCCCGTGGCCGACATAATCGCCCACCACTTCGTCCTCTCCACCAAGCAGATCAACTGGCTTTCACTTATCTACCTCGTGGTGTCCATCCCATCCGGCGTGGTGGCCATCTGGGTTCTGGACTCTGTTGGGCTTCGCTGGGCA ACCATCACGTGTGCATGGCTGAACTTTGCTGGGAGTATATTCAGAGCCCTGCCCTCTCTGGCCATCGGGATCGAGGACCCGTTTGCCTTCCTCATGGGTGGGCAGAGCCTCTGTGCCCTGGTGCAGACCGTGGTCATCTTCTCTCCAGCCAAGCTGGCTGCCTTGTGGTTCCCGGAGCACCAGCGCGTCACAGCCAACATGATCGGCACCATGT CAAACTCCTTGGGTATCCTGATGGCCAACTTGCTGTCACCTACCCTGgtgaagaaggagaaggacatCCCCTGGATG ATGGGCATCTATATCATCCCTGCTGGCCTCACCTGCCTCCTGGCCACTGCCTGCCTCTGGGATAGCGTGCCCCCCAGCCCGCCCTCTGCGGGGGCCGCCCGCTGCTCCTCGGAGAGGTTCCTGGAGGGGCTGAAGCTG ctcctgcacAACAGGGCCTACATCACCCTGGCCGTGTGCTTCGGGGGCGGCATCGGCATCTTCTCCGGCTTCTTGGCCCTCCTGGAGCAGGTCCTCTGCGTGAAGGGCTACTCGAAC GAGTTTGCAGGCCTTTGCGGGGCCCTCTTCATCATTTTTGGGGTCCTGGGGGCGCTGGTTCTCAGCCTGTATGTGGACCAGACCAAACAGTTCACCGAGGCTGTCAAGATTGGCTACTGTCTGACCTCTGTGGTCTGTGTCGCCTTTGCCCTG GTGTCGCAGCTGCAGGGACAGACCCTCGCACTGGCCACCATCTGCTCACTGCTCGGGCTCTTTGGCCTCTCGGTGGTGCCTATTGCCATGGAGCTGGCAGTCGAGTGCTCCTTTCCT GCAGGCTGCGGGCGCGCTCGTCGTGGTCCTGCTGACGGCCCTGAGCGTGCGGCGAGCGGAGCCGTCCACCTCCACCTGCCAGGATGGCGGGGGCCCCCTGGACTGGAAGG tgtcctTGCTGCTGATGGCCGGCCTCTGCGCCCTCTTCAGCTGCTGCTTGACGCTCTTCTTCCACACCCGCTACCGGCGCCTGGAGGCTGA
- the SLC49A3 gene encoding solute carrier family 49 member A3 isoform X3, whose translation MDGGAGGGRGARRGPDAPPALGAVLGYRVYARRWIFLLVLSLLNCSNAALWLSFAPVADIIAHHFVLSTKQINWLSLIYLVVSIPSGVVAIWVLDSVGLRWATITCAWLNFAGSIFRALPSLAIGIEDPFAFLMGGQSLCALVQTVVIFSPAKLAALWFPEHQRVTANMIGTMSNSLGILMANLLSPTLVKKEKDIPWMMGIYIIPAGLTCLLATACLWDSVPPSPPSAGAARCSSERFLEGLKLLLHNRAYITLAVCFGGGIGIFSGFLALLEQVLCVKGYSNEFAGLCGALFIIFGVLGALVLSLYVDQTKQFTEAVKIGYCLTSVVCVAFALVSQLQGQTLALATICSLLGLFGLSVVPIAMELAVECSFPAGCGRARRGPADGPERAASGAVHLHLPGWRGPPGLEGCCLTLFFHTRYRRLEAEARVSCSIQDDVDRAPQLVATP comes from the exons ATGgacggcggggctgggggcgggcggggggccaGGCGGGGGCCCGATGCGCCCCCGGCCCTGGGCGCGGTGCTGGGCTACCGCGTCTACGCGCGCCGCTGGATCTTCCTGCTGGTGCTGAGCCTGCTCAACTGCTCCAACGCCGCG CTGTGGCTCAGCTTCGCCCCCGTGGCCGACATAATCGCCCACCACTTCGTCCTCTCCACCAAGCAGATCAACTGGCTTTCACTTATCTACCTCGTGGTGTCCATCCCATCCGGCGTGGTGGCCATCTGGGTTCTGGACTCTGTTGGGCTTCGCTGGGCA ACCATCACGTGTGCATGGCTGAACTTTGCTGGGAGTATATTCAGAGCCCTGCCCTCTCTGGCCATCGGGATCGAGGACCCGTTTGCCTTCCTCATGGGTGGGCAGAGCCTCTGTGCCCTGGTGCAGACCGTGGTCATCTTCTCTCCAGCCAAGCTGGCTGCCTTGTGGTTCCCGGAGCACCAGCGCGTCACAGCCAACATGATCGGCACCATGT CAAACTCCTTGGGTATCCTGATGGCCAACTTGCTGTCACCTACCCTGgtgaagaaggagaaggacatCCCCTGGATG ATGGGCATCTATATCATCCCTGCTGGCCTCACCTGCCTCCTGGCCACTGCCTGCCTCTGGGATAGCGTGCCCCCCAGCCCGCCCTCTGCGGGGGCCGCCCGCTGCTCCTCGGAGAGGTTCCTGGAGGGGCTGAAGCTG ctcctgcacAACAGGGCCTACATCACCCTGGCCGTGTGCTTCGGGGGCGGCATCGGCATCTTCTCCGGCTTCTTGGCCCTCCTGGAGCAGGTCCTCTGCGTGAAGGGCTACTCGAAC GAGTTTGCAGGCCTTTGCGGGGCCCTCTTCATCATTTTTGGGGTCCTGGGGGCGCTGGTTCTCAGCCTGTATGTGGACCAGACCAAACAGTTCACCGAGGCTGTCAAGATTGGCTACTGTCTGACCTCTGTGGTCTGTGTCGCCTTTGCCCTG GTGTCGCAGCTGCAGGGACAGACCCTCGCACTGGCCACCATCTGCTCACTGCTCGGGCTCTTTGGCCTCTCGGTGGTGCCTATTGCCATGGAGCTGGCAGTCGAGTGCTCCTTTCCT GCAGGCTGCGGGCGCGCTCGTCGTGGTCCTGCTGACGGCCCTGAGCGTGCGGCGAGCGGAGCCGTCCACCTCCACCTGCCAGGATGGCGGGGGCCCCCTGGACTGGAAGG CTGCTGCTTGACGCTCTTCTTCCACACCCGCTACCGGCGCCTGGAGGCTGAGGCCCGCGTGAGCTGCTCCATCCAGGACGACGTGGACCGCGCGCCCCAGCTGGTGGCCACCCCCTGA
- the SLC49A3 gene encoding solute carrier family 49 member A3 isoform X1: protein MDGGAGGGRGARRGPDAPPALGAVLGYRVYARRWIFLLVLSLLNCSNAALWLSFAPVADIIAHHFVLSTKQINWLSLIYLVVSIPSGVVAIWVLDSVGLRWATITCAWLNFAGSIFRALPSLAIGIEDPFAFLMGGQSLCALVQTVVIFSPAKLAALWFPEHQRVTANMIGTMSNSLGILMANLLSPTLVKKEKDIPWMMGIYIIPAGLTCLLATACLWDSVPPSPPSAGAARCSSERFLEGLKLLLHNRAYITLAVCFGGGIGIFSGFLALLEQVLCVKGYSNEFAGLCGALFIIFGVLGALVLSLYVDQTKQFTEAVKIGYCLTSVVCVAFALVSQLQGQTLALATICSLLGLFGLSVVPIAMELAVECSFPVSEGAAAGLVVVLGQAAGALVVVLLTALSVRRAEPSTSTCQDGGGPLDWKVSLLLMAGLCALFSCCLTLFFHTRYRRLEAEARVSCSIQDDVDRAPQLVATP from the exons ATGgacggcggggctgggggcgggcggggggccaGGCGGGGGCCCGATGCGCCCCCGGCCCTGGGCGCGGTGCTGGGCTACCGCGTCTACGCGCGCCGCTGGATCTTCCTGCTGGTGCTGAGCCTGCTCAACTGCTCCAACGCCGCG CTGTGGCTCAGCTTCGCCCCCGTGGCCGACATAATCGCCCACCACTTCGTCCTCTCCACCAAGCAGATCAACTGGCTTTCACTTATCTACCTCGTGGTGTCCATCCCATCCGGCGTGGTGGCCATCTGGGTTCTGGACTCTGTTGGGCTTCGCTGGGCA ACCATCACGTGTGCATGGCTGAACTTTGCTGGGAGTATATTCAGAGCCCTGCCCTCTCTGGCCATCGGGATCGAGGACCCGTTTGCCTTCCTCATGGGTGGGCAGAGCCTCTGTGCCCTGGTGCAGACCGTGGTCATCTTCTCTCCAGCCAAGCTGGCTGCCTTGTGGTTCCCGGAGCACCAGCGCGTCACAGCCAACATGATCGGCACCATGT CAAACTCCTTGGGTATCCTGATGGCCAACTTGCTGTCACCTACCCTGgtgaagaaggagaaggacatCCCCTGGATG ATGGGCATCTATATCATCCCTGCTGGCCTCACCTGCCTCCTGGCCACTGCCTGCCTCTGGGATAGCGTGCCCCCCAGCCCGCCCTCTGCGGGGGCCGCCCGCTGCTCCTCGGAGAGGTTCCTGGAGGGGCTGAAGCTG ctcctgcacAACAGGGCCTACATCACCCTGGCCGTGTGCTTCGGGGGCGGCATCGGCATCTTCTCCGGCTTCTTGGCCCTCCTGGAGCAGGTCCTCTGCGTGAAGGGCTACTCGAAC GAGTTTGCAGGCCTTTGCGGGGCCCTCTTCATCATTTTTGGGGTCCTGGGGGCGCTGGTTCTCAGCCTGTATGTGGACCAGACCAAACAGTTCACCGAGGCTGTCAAGATTGGCTACTGTCTGACCTCTGTGGTCTGTGTCGCCTTTGCCCTG GTGTCGCAGCTGCAGGGACAGACCCTCGCACTGGCCACCATCTGCTCACTGCTCGGGCTCTTTGGCCTCTCGGTGGTGCCTATTGCCATGGAGCTGGCAGTCGAGTGCTCCTTTCCTGTGAGTGAGGGTGCCGCTGCAGGCCTGGTGGTTGTACTGGG GCAGGCTGCGGGCGCGCTCGTCGTGGTCCTGCTGACGGCCCTGAGCGTGCGGCGAGCGGAGCCGTCCACCTCCACCTGCCAGGATGGCGGGGGCCCCCTGGACTGGAAGG tgtcctTGCTGCTGATGGCCGGCCTCTGCGCCCTCTTCAGCTGCTGCTTGACGCTCTTCTTCCACACCCGCTACCGGCGCCTGGAGGCTGAGGCCCGCGTGAGCTGCTCCATCCAGGACGACGTGGACCGCGCGCCCCAGCTGGTGGCCACCCCCTGA
- the SLC49A3 gene encoding solute carrier family 49 member A3 isoform X2 yields MDGGAGGGRGARRGPDAPPALGAVLGYRVYARRWIFLLVLSLLNCSNAALWLSFAPVADIIAHHFVLSTKQINWLSLIYLVVSIPSGVVAIWVLDSVGLRWATITCAWLNFAGSIFRALPSLAIGIEDPFAFLMGGQSLCALVQTVVIFSPAKLAALWFPEHQRVTANMIGTMSNSLGILMANLLSPTLVKKEKDIPWMMGIYIIPAGLTCLLATACLWDSVPPSPPSAGAARCSSERFLEGLKLLLHNRAYITLAVCFGGGIGIFSGFLALLEQVLCVKGYSNEFAGLCGALFIIFGVLGALVLSLYVDQTKQFTEAVKIGYCLTSVVCVAFALVSQLQGQTLALATICSLLGLFGLSVVPIAMELAVECSFPAAGALVVVLLTALSVRRAEPSTSTCQDGGGPLDWKVSLLLMAGLCALFSCCLTLFFHTRYRRLEAEARVSCSIQDDVDRAPQLVATP; encoded by the exons ATGgacggcggggctgggggcgggcggggggccaGGCGGGGGCCCGATGCGCCCCCGGCCCTGGGCGCGGTGCTGGGCTACCGCGTCTACGCGCGCCGCTGGATCTTCCTGCTGGTGCTGAGCCTGCTCAACTGCTCCAACGCCGCG CTGTGGCTCAGCTTCGCCCCCGTGGCCGACATAATCGCCCACCACTTCGTCCTCTCCACCAAGCAGATCAACTGGCTTTCACTTATCTACCTCGTGGTGTCCATCCCATCCGGCGTGGTGGCCATCTGGGTTCTGGACTCTGTTGGGCTTCGCTGGGCA ACCATCACGTGTGCATGGCTGAACTTTGCTGGGAGTATATTCAGAGCCCTGCCCTCTCTGGCCATCGGGATCGAGGACCCGTTTGCCTTCCTCATGGGTGGGCAGAGCCTCTGTGCCCTGGTGCAGACCGTGGTCATCTTCTCTCCAGCCAAGCTGGCTGCCTTGTGGTTCCCGGAGCACCAGCGCGTCACAGCCAACATGATCGGCACCATGT CAAACTCCTTGGGTATCCTGATGGCCAACTTGCTGTCACCTACCCTGgtgaagaaggagaaggacatCCCCTGGATG ATGGGCATCTATATCATCCCTGCTGGCCTCACCTGCCTCCTGGCCACTGCCTGCCTCTGGGATAGCGTGCCCCCCAGCCCGCCCTCTGCGGGGGCCGCCCGCTGCTCCTCGGAGAGGTTCCTGGAGGGGCTGAAGCTG ctcctgcacAACAGGGCCTACATCACCCTGGCCGTGTGCTTCGGGGGCGGCATCGGCATCTTCTCCGGCTTCTTGGCCCTCCTGGAGCAGGTCCTCTGCGTGAAGGGCTACTCGAAC GAGTTTGCAGGCCTTTGCGGGGCCCTCTTCATCATTTTTGGGGTCCTGGGGGCGCTGGTTCTCAGCCTGTATGTGGACCAGACCAAACAGTTCACCGAGGCTGTCAAGATTGGCTACTGTCTGACCTCTGTGGTCTGTGTCGCCTTTGCCCTG GTGTCGCAGCTGCAGGGACAGACCCTCGCACTGGCCACCATCTGCTCACTGCTCGGGCTCTTTGGCCTCTCGGTGGTGCCTATTGCCATGGAGCTGGCAGTCGAGTGCTCCTTTCCT GCTGCGGGCGCGCTCGTCGTGGTCCTGCTGACGGCCCTGAGCGTGCGGCGAGCGGAGCCGTCCACCTCCACCTGCCAGGATGGCGGGGGCCCCCTGGACTGGAAGG tgtcctTGCTGCTGATGGCCGGCCTCTGCGCCCTCTTCAGCTGCTGCTTGACGCTCTTCTTCCACACCCGCTACCGGCGCCTGGAGGCTGAGGCCCGCGTGAGCTGCTCCATCCAGGACGACGTGGACCGCGCGCCCCAGCTGGTGGCCACCCCCTGA
- the MYL5 gene encoding myosin light chain 5 isoform X2, with protein MASRKTKKKEGGGLRAQRASSNVFSNFEQTQIQEFKEAFTLMDQNRDGFIDKEDLKDTYASLGKTNIKDEELDAMLKEASGPINFTMFLNMFGAKLTGTDAEETILNAFKMLDPDGKGSINKDYIKRLLMSQADKMTAEEVDQMFQFATIDAAGNLDYKALSYVLTHGEEKEE; from the exons ATG GCCAGCAGGAAAAcgaagaagaaggaagggggggGCCTCCGGGCCCAGAGGGCATCCTCCAACGTCTTTTCCAACTTTGAGCAGACCCAGATCCAGGAGTTCAAGGAG GCGTTCACGCTAATGGATCAGAACCGAGATGGCTTCATTGACAAGGAGGACCTGAAGGACACCTACGCCTCCCTGG GCAAAACCAACATCAAGGATGAGGAGCTGGACGCCATGCTCAAGGAGGCCTCGGGGCCCATCAACTTCACCATGTTCCTGAACATGTTCGGGGCGAAGCTGACAG GTACGGATGCCGAGGAGACCATCCTAAACGCCTTCAAGATGCTGGATCCCGACGGCAAAGGCAGCATCAACAAGGACTA CATCAAGAGGCTGCTGATGTCGCAGGCAGACAAGATGACTGCAGAAGAG GTGGACCAGATGTTCCAGTTTGCCACCATCGATGCTGCGGGCAACCTGGACTACAAGGCGCTGAGCTACGTGCTCACCCacggggaggagaaggaggagtga
- the MYL5 gene encoding myosin light chain 5 isoform X1 has product MASRKTKKKEGGGLRAQRASSNVFSNFEQTQIQEFKEAFTLMDQNRDGFIDKEDLKDTYASLGRCPGRNSATTSRERTLALQPDPASHSPWAGGGGLGPPGRRPSRVARPEHGHPGWSRRDEAPGRGQHLRGAPSRGGVPLPPEHRKEAQSRPGRTGRPAHTPLKSRRLALLSLPPRGGTFSGRGHPGGEQVRLLPLGPLAPGKPRASPLPPPPRAQGLGLC; this is encoded by the exons ATG GCCAGCAGGAAAAcgaagaagaaggaagggggggGCCTCCGGGCCCAGAGGGCATCCTCCAACGTCTTTTCCAACTTTGAGCAGACCCAGATCCAGGAGTTCAAGGAG GCGTTCACGCTAATGGATCAGAACCGAGATGGCTTCATTGACAAGGAGGACCTGAAGGACACCTACGCCTCCCTGGGTAGGTGCCCGGGGCGCAATTCTGCCACGACCTCGCGGGAACGCACTCTGGCCCTACAGCCTGACCCGGCGTCCCATAGCCCGTGGGCTGGAGGAGGTGGGCTGGGCCCCCCGGGGAGACGTCCCTCTCGGGTGGCACGGCCCGAGCATGGGCACCCCGGATGGAGTCGTCGGGACGAAGCTCCCGGGAGGGGCCAACACCTCAGAGGAGCCCCGAGCAGGGGgggtgtccccctcccccccgagCACCGTAAGGAAGCCCAGAGCAGACCTGGGAGGACCGGGAGACCGGCTCACACTCCACTGAAGAGCCGAAGGCTGGCCCTCTTGTCCCTCCCCCCGCGTGGGGGCACGTTCTCAGGCCGAGGCCACCCCGGGGGAGAACAGGTGCGTCTCCTTCCTCTGGGCCCCCTCGCCCCAGGTAAGCCCCGCGCCtcgcctcttcctcctcctcccagggcccagggtctGGGGCTCTGCTGA